From Cricetulus griseus strain 17A/GY chromosome 1 unlocalized genomic scaffold, alternate assembly CriGri-PICRH-1.0 chr1_0, whole genome shotgun sequence, a single genomic window includes:
- the Gatad2b gene encoding transcriptional repressor p66-beta isoform X2, with protein MDRMTEDALRLNLLKRSLDPADERDDVLAKRLKMEGHEAMERLKMLALLKRKDLANLEVPHELPTKQDGSSVKGYEEKLNGNLRPHGDNRTAGRPGKENINDEPVDMSARRSEPDRGRLTPSPDIIVLSDNEASSPRSSSRMEERLKAANLEMFKGKGIEERQQLIKQLRDELRLEEARLVLLKKLRQSQLQKENVVQKTPVVQNAASIVQPSPAHVGQQGLSKLPSRPGAQGIEPQNLRTLQGHSVIRSATNTTLPHMLMSQRVIAPNPAQLQSQRGPPKPGIVRTTTPNMNPAISYQPSSSSVPCQRTTSSAIYMNLASHIQPGTVNRVSSPLPSPSAMSDAANSQAAAKLALRKQLEKTLLEIPPPKPPAPLLHFLPSAANSEFIYMVGLEEVVQSVIDSQGKNCASLLRVEPFVCAQCRTDFTPHWKQEKNGKILCEQCMTSNQKKALKAEHTNRLKNAFVKALQQEQEIEQRLQQQAALSPTTAPAVSSVSKQETIMRHHTLRQAPQPQSSLQRGIPTSARSMLSNFAQAPQLSVPGGLLGMPGVNIAYLNTGIGGHKAPSLADRQREYLLDMIPPRSISQSISGQK; from the exons ATGGATAGAATGACAGAAGATGCTCTTCGACTGAATCTTTTGAAGAGGAGTTTGGACCCAGCAGATGAGCGAGATGATGTCTTGGCAAAACGACTCAAAATGGAGGGGCATGAGGCCATGGAACGACTAAAAATGTTGGCATTGCTCAAAAGGAAAGATTTGGCAAATCTTGAGGTGCCACATGAGTTACCTACCAAACAAGATGGCAGTAGTGTGAAGGGttatgaagagaaactcaatgggaATCTCAGGCCTCATGGAGACAACAGGACTGCTGGAAGGCCAGGCAAAGAAAACATCAATGATGAGCCTGTGGATATGAGTGCTAGACGGAG TGAGCCAGACCGAGGAAGGCTAACTCCTTCCCCAGATATAATTGTTTTGTCTGATAATGAGGCTTCCAGTCCCCGGTCCAGCTCCCGGATGGAAGAAAGACTCAAAGCAGCCAACCTAGAGATGTTTAag GGGAAAGGCATTGAGGAACGTCAGCAGCTTATCAAGCAACTGAGAGATGAGCTACGATTGGAAGAAGCTCGACTGGTGCTGTTAAAGAAACTGAGACAGAGTCAGCTACAGAAAGAGAATGTGGTCCAAAAG ACTCCAGTTGTACAGAATGCAGCATCTATTGTTCAGCCATCTCCTGCACATGTGGGACAGCAAGGCTTATCCAAGCTTCCCTCCCGGCCTGGAGCTCAAGGGATTGAACCTCAAAATTTAAGAACATTACAG GGTCATAGTGTCATCCGTTCGGCAACCAACACCACCCTTCCACACATGTTGATGTCTCAACGTGTTATTGCACCAAATCCAGCCCAACTTCAGAGTCAGCGGGGGCCACCGAAGCCTGGCATTGTCCGCACCACAACACCTAACATGAATCCCGCCATCAGTTACCAACCA TCAAGTTCTTCTGTTCCCTGTCAGCGCACAACATCTTCTGCCATCTACATGAACCTCGCCTCCCATATTCAGCCAGGGACTGTGAACAGAGTGTCCTCACCACTTCCTAGCCCCAGTGCCATGAGTGATGCTGCCAATTCACAGGCTGCAGCCAAATTGGCTCTTCGAAAACAGCTGGAAAAGACACTCTTGGAGATACCACCTCCGAAACCTCCTGCTCCcttgcttcacttcctgcctagtGCAGCCAATAGCGAGTTCATTTACATGGTAGGCTTGGAAGAAGTCGTACAGAGTGTCATTGACAGCCAAG GCAAAAACTGTGCCTCACTTCTGAGGGTCGAACCCTTTGTATGTGCTCAGTGCCGCACAGATTTCACTCCTCACTGGAAGCAAGAAAAGAATGGTAAGATCCTCTGTGAGCAGTGTATGACTTCCAACCAGAAAAAGGCTCTAAAAGCTGAACACACCAACCGGCTGAAAAATGCTTTTGTTAAAGCCCTACAGCAGGAACAG GAAATTGAACAGCGATTACAGCAGCAGGCAGCACTCTCCCCTACTACAGCTCCAGCTGTATCCAGTGTCAGTAAACAGGAGACCATCATGAGACATCATACACTTCGGCAG GCTCCTCAGCCTCAGAGCAGCCTCCAGCGTGGTATACCCACATCTGCCCGTTCCATGCTTTCAAACTTTGCACAGGCACCCCAGTTGTCTGTGCCAGGTGGCCTCCTTGGTATGCCAG GTGTCAACATTGCATATTTGAACACTGGCATCGGAGGACATAAAGCCCCCAGTTTGGCAGACCGGCAGCGTGAATACCTTTTAGACATGATCCCTCCCCGGTCTATATCTCAGTCCATCAGTGGACAGAAATAA
- the Gatad2b gene encoding transcriptional repressor p66-beta isoform X1, translated as MDRMTEDALRLNLLKRSLDPADERDDVLAKRLKMEGHEAMERLKMLALLKRKDLANLEVPHELPTKQDGSSVKGYEEKLNGNLRPHGDNRTAGRPGKENINDEPVDMSARRSEPDRGRLTPSPDIIVLSDNEASSPRSSSRMEERLKAANLEMFKGKGIEERQQLIKQLRDELRLEEARLVLLKKLRQSQLQKENVVQKTPVVQNAASIVQPSPAHVGQQGLSKLPSRPGAQGIEPQNLRTLQGHSVIRSATNTTLPHMLMSQRVIAPNPAQLQSQRGPPKPGIVRTTTPNMNPAISYQPQSSSSVPCQRTTSSAIYMNLASHIQPGTVNRVSSPLPSPSAMSDAANSQAAAKLALRKQLEKTLLEIPPPKPPAPLLHFLPSAANSEFIYMVGLEEVVQSVIDSQGKNCASLLRVEPFVCAQCRTDFTPHWKQEKNGKILCEQCMTSNQKKALKAEHTNRLKNAFVKALQQEQEIEQRLQQQAALSPTTAPAVSSVSKQETIMRHHTLRQAPQPQSSLQRGIPTSARSMLSNFAQAPQLSVPGGLLGMPGVNIAYLNTGIGGHKAPSLADRQREYLLDMIPPRSISQSISGQK; from the exons ATGGATAGAATGACAGAAGATGCTCTTCGACTGAATCTTTTGAAGAGGAGTTTGGACCCAGCAGATGAGCGAGATGATGTCTTGGCAAAACGACTCAAAATGGAGGGGCATGAGGCCATGGAACGACTAAAAATGTTGGCATTGCTCAAAAGGAAAGATTTGGCAAATCTTGAGGTGCCACATGAGTTACCTACCAAACAAGATGGCAGTAGTGTGAAGGGttatgaagagaaactcaatgggaATCTCAGGCCTCATGGAGACAACAGGACTGCTGGAAGGCCAGGCAAAGAAAACATCAATGATGAGCCTGTGGATATGAGTGCTAGACGGAG TGAGCCAGACCGAGGAAGGCTAACTCCTTCCCCAGATATAATTGTTTTGTCTGATAATGAGGCTTCCAGTCCCCGGTCCAGCTCCCGGATGGAAGAAAGACTCAAAGCAGCCAACCTAGAGATGTTTAag GGGAAAGGCATTGAGGAACGTCAGCAGCTTATCAAGCAACTGAGAGATGAGCTACGATTGGAAGAAGCTCGACTGGTGCTGTTAAAGAAACTGAGACAGAGTCAGCTACAGAAAGAGAATGTGGTCCAAAAG ACTCCAGTTGTACAGAATGCAGCATCTATTGTTCAGCCATCTCCTGCACATGTGGGACAGCAAGGCTTATCCAAGCTTCCCTCCCGGCCTGGAGCTCAAGGGATTGAACCTCAAAATTTAAGAACATTACAG GGTCATAGTGTCATCCGTTCGGCAACCAACACCACCCTTCCACACATGTTGATGTCTCAACGTGTTATTGCACCAAATCCAGCCCAACTTCAGAGTCAGCGGGGGCCACCGAAGCCTGGCATTGTCCGCACCACAACACCTAACATGAATCCCGCCATCAGTTACCAACCA CAGTCAAGTTCTTCTGTTCCCTGTCAGCGCACAACATCTTCTGCCATCTACATGAACCTCGCCTCCCATATTCAGCCAGGGACTGTGAACAGAGTGTCCTCACCACTTCCTAGCCCCAGTGCCATGAGTGATGCTGCCAATTCACAGGCTGCAGCCAAATTGGCTCTTCGAAAACAGCTGGAAAAGACACTCTTGGAGATACCACCTCCGAAACCTCCTGCTCCcttgcttcacttcctgcctagtGCAGCCAATAGCGAGTTCATTTACATGGTAGGCTTGGAAGAAGTCGTACAGAGTGTCATTGACAGCCAAG GCAAAAACTGTGCCTCACTTCTGAGGGTCGAACCCTTTGTATGTGCTCAGTGCCGCACAGATTTCACTCCTCACTGGAAGCAAGAAAAGAATGGTAAGATCCTCTGTGAGCAGTGTATGACTTCCAACCAGAAAAAGGCTCTAAAAGCTGAACACACCAACCGGCTGAAAAATGCTTTTGTTAAAGCCCTACAGCAGGAACAG GAAATTGAACAGCGATTACAGCAGCAGGCAGCACTCTCCCCTACTACAGCTCCAGCTGTATCCAGTGTCAGTAAACAGGAGACCATCATGAGACATCATACACTTCGGCAG GCTCCTCAGCCTCAGAGCAGCCTCCAGCGTGGTATACCCACATCTGCCCGTTCCATGCTTTCAAACTTTGCACAGGCACCCCAGTTGTCTGTGCCAGGTGGCCTCCTTGGTATGCCAG GTGTCAACATTGCATATTTGAACACTGGCATCGGAGGACATAAAGCCCCCAGTTTGGCAGACCGGCAGCGTGAATACCTTTTAGACATGATCCCTCCCCGGTCTATATCTCAGTCCATCAGTGGACAGAAATAA